The Pongo pygmaeus isolate AG05252 chromosome 18, NHGRI_mPonPyg2-v2.0_pri, whole genome shotgun sequence DNA window GCCCTTGAGCTGTGGGGCGGAGCCGGGCGGAGTCCGGGGCTCAGAGGTGGAGCCGGGGCCGACCCCTGAGCCTCGCACCACCGCCGAGCCCCCAGACTCACCCGAGGCCGGACGCCGGTAGTAGTCAGGGCAGAGCGTCGGGTCTGGGGGGATGGGCCCCGAGATGCGGGACGGGCCCTCGCACATGCCGCCGGCGCCGCCCAGCAACGGTGCCCCGAGTCCTGCAGGGCTGTTTACCTCCCTCCCCGGGCCCCCTTCCCCAACCCCGGGCCTCCTCCCTCGCCCGGGACCCTGACCCTGGCGTGCCCGCCACTCTCGGGCCCCTGCAGGTCCCCGCCCGGGCCCCAGCCTCGCTCGCCGCCTCCGCGACCTCTGCTCCCAGCCCACTTCTCGGTCCCGCTCGCGGCCTCTCCCCTGCGGCACTCGGGCAGGGGCTCACTCGAGAGGTTTTGCCGCCAGCCGCTGCCACCCGACGGGACTTCTTGTTGCCGGGCAACCGTGGCTTCCGTCCCCGGGGTCAGGGCCCACTGACCCCGGCGCAAAGCGTCCTGGGGCTTGTAGTTTCGGCCGAGGGTGGGCTCCGCGGTCGCCGGTTTCTCTTCCCAGCTCTGCCCTCGCTTGCTGGCCGGTTTCCGGGGTCAGCGCGGGGCCACCATCCAGCTCCTTGGGGCCCGCCCCAAGCAGCTGTCGAGGACGCACTCAGCCTGCGCAGCCATGGCCTCGGCAGGGGCGGAGAGGCGGCCGGGGGTCCAGGAGGCGACGGTCGTGGGGCAGGGACAGCTCACGGAGGAGCCCGGCAGCGCTCAGACCTCCGAGGTGACCGTCAGGCTGTTTAACCTTCAAACACGGGGCCGCAGCGCTCTGAGAGGTGGAACTCTGAGCGCCCCGACCCGCTAACTGCCAGGCTGGGCCCTCCAGGCGGGGAGGGGCACAGGCTGGTGTCCTTATTCCCGTTTCGGTGTCTAATGTTAGGTGTTCAGTGACGGATCCCTATGTCCTTTGCCCGGCCATGGTGACCGATGGCCTGTGTGTCATCTCTAGTGTCCAGTGGCGGGAGACCAGTTCCTGGTGGCAGCCCATGAGGCCGGTGGAACCCAGAGTGAAGACCAGCGCCCAGCAGGCGCAGCTTCGGAGACGGAGCTCCAGGAGGAAGGACCCAAGCTGGGGGAGGAGAGGCCCAAGCCGCATGCCGGGGCGCTGGAGGAGAGAGGCCCCAGGCCCGTGGTCTCCATTGTGAGACCCCGTCATGGTCCAAAGAGAAAGCCTGTCAAGTGAGGGGGCTCTCGGGGGGAAGGAGCTGCAGCCCCGGGGTTGGGGGCACACACCACAATAGGATTCCTAAATCCTGCACTCCTGCTGGGAGGATTCTCGTCCCCAGCCACTACCATCACTCTCCTCTCCCGTTCCTCGAGCCCCCGTGTAGGGAGCAGCAGGAGAGTGGGAGCTTCAGGGTTTGTAGGGGACTGGGCTCACTGGCCTCTAAGCCTCTTGGGCCTGGAGCCTCATTGACCAGGAATGGGACAGGCATCGAGCCCTGGGGCTGTGGCAGGCTGGGCTATTCCCTGGGCCAGGGAATGGGAGCCAGGGCTGGAGCCTGGCTCAAGTCTCTTGTCCCTGGCTCAggtccctcagcctcctgggccttCGTGCCCATCTTAAGGCTGAAGCTGAACTGCCACCCAGGCTGCCGCTGCAGGAGGAGGAGCCAGAGGGCAGCCGGAGTGAGCCCTCACCATCTGCCAAACAGCACAAAAAAGCCAAGAAGCGCAAGAGTCTGGGGGCTCCCGTGCTCCACGCTGTGGCCAGCACGGTGTCTGCACCCTTAGAGACATTGGGGCTGGAGCGTGAGTGGCAGTCCCTGGGCTGTTCCTTCTCCCCCTGCCTGTGGGGCCCGACATGGCACAACCTGGCGCTCtagcctctgccctgccctgggtCTTTGCAGGAAAGGCCCAGCGCCTGCGGCCCCTGTACCAGTACATCAACTATTGCAACCCTGAGCTGAACCAGGCAGGGGAGGgggacagggaggctgaggtggaggcagaggcagagctgGCCCCGGTTCCTGAGGAGGCAGGTGTGGAGCAACTGCAGGCCTTGCTGCCCTTGGCAGGTGAGCTGGGCCCAGGCCTCACTTTGCCCTGTCCCAGTCCACTAGTGACCCCCACCCATGCTCTGGCTCCCCTCggagaggaggctggagaggagCCTGGGGGCTTGTCCAGCTTGGGGGTGAGTGACCACCACAAGGCCGAGGTGGATAAGTCAACCCAGGTGGACATCGACAAGATGCTGAGTGTCTGCACTGCTCCGCTTGTCCCCCCGCTCTCTCCTCAGTACAAGTGACTGTCCCGCCTCACTGGTGGCTCCCCTTCTTCCACGCCTGAATTTGGCTTCAGGCTTCCTGTGGGCCTAGGCCCTCTGGTGGCGGGGACAAATCTGGCACCTGCTCCCACTTGGGACTTTGGTCttgctgaaaataaatatttttctttttcaaagactTTGTGATTCCCCAGATAGGTTGCCTAAAATGAGAAAGAGGATAGAGGACTCAACAGTGCAGGGTTTGAGGCCTGAATGGTCATCTGCATCACCTGAGACTTTGACAATGACAGATTCCTTTGTGCCACCCCATGCCTCACTGAATCGAGGTGGACCTGGTGCTGTGTGTTTAGGTGAATCTGAGGGTCAGGCAGCTAACTGGGTGATGAAGAGGGAAGTGAGAAGGAGGAACTTGGGGCAGAGAAAAGAAAGGGTCTGTTGGGTCATGAGAAGCAGGTGTTTGGCCCTGCTCTTCTGTCTCCTGGGGAAGGGCCTGCATTTGGTCTCACCTTGAGGGGATCAGAACTTGGGATCCTCCTAGGAAGTAGCACAGAGTTCTTTTGCCTGTCGCAACAGTGACAGCTTTGGGATGTTTTCCACTCATTGCCAGACCATAGCTGGACCGGACCTTGTCCATGGAGTAGCCCCTGGCCACAGGTGATGGGGCATCAGTGATGTTTTCCTGGCAGGCAGGGGTGGACGGGGGCAGTAAGTGCATCTGGGGCTCTGAGGCCAAGCCACTGGATGACAGCTGTGTCCAACCGGCAAGGATCTCTGGGAAGAGCCAGCCAGTGTTGGCTATTTTGGAAACTGCACATCCTGGGCCTCCTGTGTGTTCCTTGGACACCGCAAACAGACACAGGGAATTTTAAGTTCATGGAAATTTCCCCTCCCTCCAACTGGCTTTTCCTCCTATATCTCATCTGCACAATTATTTAAGCTAGAATCTTGGGTGTCACCCCAGACCCCATCCCGTTCTTTGCTCCCTAATTCCTACAAGCTAAGCAGACATTGAGGCCAGTGATCCTACCCTTTCAGGCTGAGAACCTCTCGGACCCCACAGTCAGCACCGTCGCCTGGACCATTGTCATCTCCAGGTGACAGCCTCACTGGTCTCCCTGCCTGTCATCCCTTGGCCCACAGATCCATCCAGTGGCCCTGTGACACACACACCTGAGCCCCTGATGGTGTCACCCCCCCTTGGGATTCCCCTCCTCTTGCCCCAGCTACCTTAGAATTCAGTGGCTTCTGGTAATTCCCTGAGCAGTTACACCTTTTCCTCCCTTCACTCTGTGCATGTGGGGCTTTCTCTGCCTAAAATGCCTTTATTCCCACCTCTCCCCCTGGCTAGTGCACGCACACCTTTGAAAACTTGGGATTCTTCTTCCTGGGGAGCCAGACAGCACCCCATGTTGCCCTGCATTGTAGCACCTACACACTACTATCATGTGGGTTATAACTGTTGTCAGGATTAGACCATGAGCTCCCTAAGGGCACATCTCATTGCATCACATCGACCTAGCCAGAGGGCCCCTTAAAAGGCACCAAGGTGATGAGACTGAAGTGAGGGGTGGAGGAAGCTGCAGAGAGGGACAGGCCAGAATCTGAAATGCTGAGGCCATTCCAAGGCCACAGTCATGTGTAGGTTCCCTGGAATATGGCCTGGCAAGGTCACTGGAGGGAGTGAGGTGGGCAGGTTCAGGTGGGAAAAGCAGGGTCCCCTTTCTGGCATCATCCCAGGTTGCTCCCTCCTTTGACAGGGTCACCTGGGTGCTCACTGGCCCCATGGCAAGCCATGGggttaggactttttttttttctttgagacagcgtctcgctctgtcgcccaggctggagtgcagtggcacaatcttggctcactgcaacctctgcctccaggactcaaggattacaaatgtgattacaaatgtgagccaccgtgcccggccaaaaattttttttgtggagatagggtctgTGTTGCTcagcttggtctcaaactcctgacctcaagcaatcctccctcctggacctcccaaagtgctgggattaacaggcatgagccaacacacccagccaaGATAATTGAGCTTAACCTCCTCGCTTTATGTTTGGGATGGCAGAGGCCTGGAGAGAAGTGGCCTTGCATGAGACCACACCCTGGGATCTAGGAATCTCTGTCCTGAGTTGTGCAGGATCTGCCAACCTGGGGGCTCTCTGGCTAAGGCCGGACCCAAGAAGGCCTCTATATCTTTGTGCGGTCTCCAAGGCTGGAAGTGTGAGCAAGGCCAGCACTGATAAGGAAGAGCTGGTCCTGTCTTCTCACAGGTGAGGCAGGAATTAGAAATCGTGGGAGAACTAGTCTGCAATTCCTGAGGCCTATTACCCAATGGACTTGTCTACGCAGGGTGGGTAGTAGGAGCTGCAGAAAGGATCAAGTCCCTACTACTCCTAGAAGCTCGCTGTAAAGAGGAAATGCTACATGATTTAGGGAGACAtgtgtagctgggcatggtggtctgtgtctgtagtcccagatatttgggaggctgaagcaggaggatcgcttgagccccggagttcaagatcagcctgggcaacatttttTCCTGTCTCAAGAAGTAAAAATgatgcagcaataaaaaaagaatgaaatcgtgtcctttgcagcaacatggaaacggctgagaccattatcctaagcaaattaacacaggaacaggaaaccaaatagcACAcgttctcacaagtgggagctacacattgggtacacatggacacaaagatgggaaacaCAAACATGAGACTACGAGAGGGGGCAGAGAGGGGGTGGGGTGATTGTTGAAAAaacctattgagtactatgttcactacctgggtgatgagaccAATCAtcccccaaacctcagtgtcacacagtatacccatgtaacaaacttgcacatgtaccccccgaatgtaaaataaaagttgaaattatatattcaaaacaagtggctgggtgcagtggttcatgcctgtaatcctagcatcttgggaggctgaggggggggcggatcacttaggccagaagttcaagaccagcctggactatgtggtgaaaccccatctctactaaaaatacaaaaattaggctgggggcagtggctcatgcctataatcccagcactttgggaggccgagatgggcagatcacgaggtcaggagttcgaaaccagccagcctggccaacatggtgaaatcccatctctactaaaaatacaaaaaaattagctgggcaatggtggcatgtgcctgtaatcccagctacctgggaggctgaggcaggggaattgcttgaaccagggaggtggaggttgcaatgagccgagatcgcgccactccactccagcctaggcaacaagagcaaaactccgtctcacaaacaaacaaaaaaaaccaaaattagccaggtgtggtggtgggtgcctgcagtcccagctacttgggaggctgaggcaagagaatcgcttgaacccgggaggtggaggtggctgtGAACCAAggtgacgccactgcactccggcctgggtgacagagtgagactctgtcaagaaaagaaagaaataaagaaaggagggagggagggaaggaaggaagggagggagggagggagggagagaaaagaaagagaaagaaaagagaagagaagagaaagagagaaagaaagaaagaaagagagaaagaaagaaagacaggaaagaaagaaagagaaagaaagaaagaaaaagaaagaaagaaagagaaagaaagagaaagaaagaaagagaaagaaagaaagaaaaagaaagagaaaagaagagggaaagagggagggagggagggatggagggacaTGCAACCTCAGTTCAACTGAGGACCAAGGCTGTGGAACCACAGGTTGGGAGGTGGCTACTTTGCTGAGGTCAGAAGTGATGACCAGGCAGTCCTCCAGCTGACTCCTGAGAGGGAGAGGTGGTGCCTTCCAGGCAGAGGACATGCCAGGGACAAAACCCTGCTAGTATGGAAGCTGCCACCTCTGCAGGAGGGCTCTTAGTGTGGCTGCAGAAGAGGGCATGGCCATATGGAAACCAGGTTGGGCAAGTctgggggtgaggaggaggggTGTGGACAGAGAGGGATCTTGGCATGACATTCAGGAGAGGCTGCTTGGCCAGCAGGGTGATGGGCAGAACAGGAAAGGAAGCGGCTGCCATCGTCTGGGTGAAAACAGTCCTGGATTTGGCTGGAGGTTGAAGAATAAGAGACAGGTATTTGGGAAGTCCTCTTCTGGTTGCTGTATCTGACGAGCAAAGCCAAATGCATTTTTACTGTCCtggaaaaactttattttgacCTGAGGAAGAGCTAGCTGGTAACATCCTGAGATTTGGAAACAGGTCCTGGGAGATGCTACTGCCTTCTTCCAGGAGGGGGTGCTGCTGGACAAGTCTGGAACCAGTGTGGATTCAGTCACCAGTGGAGACCAGAACCCTGTGGGCTCCCTTGGTCACAGGCATCTGGGCACATCtgtcttccccatccccagtgtGGGACTGACCAGCTCTGATGCCCAGGATAACTCGATGGTAAAGACGTCTGAGGGAAGGGGCCATGCACCCCTCTGGCCATGAATCTAGGCTCTGGGGGTTCCCTCAGAGGAACCAGGGTCCCCATTAAAGTAGCTCTGCACTAAGCCCACTGCAGTACCCTCCCAGCACATTCTGGGAACCCGAGTGCCATTCTGGGTTGGCCACATGGCCCTTTCTTATGTGGGAGCATCTAAGTCGGGCTTGTGCTTTCCTGGTCAATTCCCAAATTTCAGAGTGACCTCGACATCCCAGTAACACATGGGAGGACTGAGCTGAGCTAACGGTCCCAGGGACAAGGGGGCAGCCTCTCCTTTAACCTTCAGTGTCCtgcctggtggtgggtgctgtCTGCACTTCACCTCCTAGTTCAGGCCAGGCCGAGGCTCCTGCCACAGGGAGGGGGCAATGCCGGGCCCTCGGGTCTGAAGATTCCCAAATGCTGGGAGGAAGCGTGGTTCAAGGTCAGGCTCTGTGGTTAGATGGTCCTGACAGGCTCCCGGCTCCATCATGTACAATCTACAGGAGGCAAGTAGCTTTGccctctgtgcctccattttaTGATCTGAATGATGAGACTATTTACCGTCAGAGAGTGGTTTggagattaagtgaaataataacATACATGTTTGCCCTGAGGGTCAGCATGCAGTAGGCACACTCCAACCCTATCCCTTGTTATTCCCTCTCACAAGGACATCTGAATCCAGGAAACGACAGGAAAACAAGCCTGGTAACTTCTAGAAGAGGTGCCAAGAGGAAAAGGAAGCCCTCCCTGGGCTTTTCTGGCAAGCAGCCCAGGGCAGGGAAGAGAGCGGAAGGTTAGAGAAGGGAACAGAACTTGGTCCAGGCTGAACGATCCTGGCAGGCTGGTCAAAGAAGCAAAGGGGAGGAGGGCATGTCTTTTCTCAACACTgcgcccctctcccctcccccacccccacctctggCAGAGGTGGGTAGAAGGCTGGCCCTGTGCAGAGCACAGTCAAGAGCATGGTGGGTGATTGACCCTCGGGTCCAGCCACAGCTGCTCCATGGGGCACGCCTGgagctcttcctcctcctcctcaccttgTGCCACCTCCCTGAAACCACTCCTCCCCGCCACCTCAAGGGCACTC harbors:
- the C18H16orf86 gene encoding uncharacterized protein C16orf86 homolog isoform X3, with product MASAGAERRPGVQEATVVGQGQLTEEPGSAQTSECPVAGDQFLVAAHEAGGTQSEDQRPAGAASETELQEEGPKLGEERPKPHAGALEERGPRPVVSIVRPRHGPKRKPVKSLSLLGLRAHLKAEAELPPRLPLQEEEPEGSRSEPSPSAKQHKKAKKRKSLGAPVLHAVASTVSAPLETLGLEPSALPWVFAGKAQRLRPLYQYINYCNPELNQAGEGDREAEVEAEAELAPVPEEAGVEQLQALLPLAVQVTVPPHWWLPFFHA
- the C18H16orf86 gene encoding uncharacterized protein C16orf86 homolog isoform X2, coding for MASAGAERRPGVQEATVVGQGQLTEEPGSAQTSECPVAGDQFLVAAHEAGGTQSEDQRPAGAASETELQEEGPKLGEERPKPHAGALEERGPRPVVSIVRPRHGPKRKPVKSLSLLGLRAHLKAEAELPPRLPLQEEEPEGSRSEPSPSAKQHKKAKKRKSLGAPVLHAVASTVSAPLETLGLERKAQRLRPLYQYINYCNPELNQAGEGDREAEVEAEAELAPVPEEAGVEQLQALLPLAGELGPGLTLPCPSPLVTPTHALAPLGEEAGEEPGGLSSLGVSDHHKAEVDKSTQVDIDKMLSVCTAPLVPPLSPQYK
- the C18H16orf86 gene encoding uncharacterized protein C16orf86 homolog isoform X4; amino-acid sequence: MASAGAERRPGVQEATVVGQGQLTEEPGSAQTSECPVAGDQFLVAAHEAGGTQSEDQRPAGAASETELQEEGPKLGEERPKPHAGALEERGPRPVVSIVRPRHGPKRKPVKSLSLLGLRAHLKAEAELPPRLPLQEEEPEGSRSEPSPSAKQHKKAKKRKSLGAPVLHAVASTVSAPLETLGLERKAQRLRPLYQYINYCNPELNQAGEGDREAEVEAEAELAPVPEEAGVEQLQALLPLAVQVTVPPHWWLPFFHA
- the C18H16orf86 gene encoding uncharacterized protein C16orf86 homolog isoform X1; amino-acid sequence: MASAGAERRPGVQEATVVGQGQLTEEPGSAQTSECPVAGDQFLVAAHEAGGTQSEDQRPAGAASETELQEEGPKLGEERPKPHAGALEERGPRPVVSIVRPRHGPKRKPVKSLSLLGLRAHLKAEAELPPRLPLQEEEPEGSRSEPSPSAKQHKKAKKRKSLGAPVLHAVASTVSAPLETLGLEPSALPWVFAGKAQRLRPLYQYINYCNPELNQAGEGDREAEVEAEAELAPVPEEAGVEQLQALLPLAGELGPGLTLPCPSPLVTPTHALAPLGEEAGEEPGGLSSLGVSDHHKAEVDKSTQVDIDKMLSVCTAPLVPPLSPQYK